A single genomic interval of Alcaligenes sp. SDU_A2 harbors:
- a CDS encoding superoxide dismutase, producing the protein MSYTLPPLPYAYDALEPHIDAQTMEIHYSKHHQTYINNLNAALGEAGLPSPPIDELVAGLDRLPEQVRHAVRNNGGGHANHSLFWTVMSPQGGGDPQGDLAQAIDTDLGGMAAFKEAFTKAALTRFGSGWAWLSVTPAKKLVVQSTGNQDSPLMTGNTPILGLDVWEHAYYLKYQNRRPEYIAAFYQVIDWAEVARRYQDALR; encoded by the coding sequence ATGTCGTACACGCTACCCCCCCTGCCCTATGCCTACGATGCGTTGGAGCCGCACATCGATGCGCAGACCATGGAAATCCACTACAGCAAACACCACCAGACCTATATCAACAATCTGAACGCCGCCTTGGGCGAAGCCGGCCTGCCCAGTCCGCCCATCGACGAACTGGTGGCCGGACTGGACCGCCTGCCTGAACAGGTACGCCATGCCGTGCGCAACAATGGCGGCGGACATGCCAACCACAGTCTGTTCTGGACGGTCATGTCGCCACAAGGCGGTGGCGATCCACAGGGTGATCTGGCCCAGGCCATAGACACGGACCTGGGCGGCATGGCCGCCTTCAAAGAGGCTTTCACCAAGGCGGCATTGACCCGCTTTGGCAGCGGCTGGGCCTGGTTGAGCGTGACACCGGCCAAAAAACTGGTGGTCCAGAGCACCGGCAATCAGGACAGCCCGCTTATGACCGGCAATACCCCCATTCTGGGCCTGGACGTTTGGGAGCACGCTTACTACCTGAAATACCAGAACCGCCGCCCTGAATACATTGCCGCTTTCTATCAGGTCATCGACTGGGCAGAAGTGGCGCGCCGCTACCAAGACGCCTTGCGCTAA